In Castanea sativa cultivar Marrone di Chiusa Pesio chromosome 6, ASM4071231v1, a single window of DNA contains:
- the LOC142638713 gene encoding basic leucine zipper 34-like produces MAQLPPKIPNLSPNWHDFSHQRIPSIGSMTPNITTTNSTPTNATTQNPSWVDEFLDFSSSRRGSHRRSVSDSITFLEVPMLDECRGSNAPPGSGAASNEFDRFDDEQFLSMFTDEISTAVAPTVSSSNPSTPSDHNSINDEKEAPAQDHQLKQQQQLKNESEEVESQCNSDSQTPPNMMPNTSNDRITDPKRVKRILANRQSAQRSRVRKLQYISELERSVTSLQAEVSVLSPRVAFLDHQRLLLNVDNSALKQRIAALAQDKIFKDAHQEALKREIERLRQVYHQQNLKKMENGAPQSQPHSDAKASIDKEQLLHV; encoded by the exons ATGGCACAATTGCCTCCCAAAATCCCAAACCTTTCACCAAATTGGCATGACTTCTCTCACCAAAGAATACCTTCAATTGGGAGTATGACACCAAATATCACCACCACCAATTCCACCCCCACCAATGCCACCACCCAAAACCCTTCTTGGGTGGATGAGTTCCTAGACTTCTCGTCGTCGAGGCGGGGATCTCACCGGAGATCCGTAAGTGACTCGATAACCTTCCTAGAGGTGCCAATGCTAGATGAATGTCGCGGCTCGAATGCACCACCTGGCTCTGGGGCTGCAAGCAATGAGTTTGATAGGTTTGATGATGAGCAATTCTTGTCCATGTTCACTGATGAAATATCCACTGCTGTGGCCCCTACTGTGTCGTCGTCGAACCCCTCCACACCATCTGATCATAACAGCATTAATGATGAGAAAGAAGCACCAGCACAAGATCATCAGTTGAAGCAGCAACAGCAACTAAAGAATGAATCCGAGGAGGTTGAAAGCCAATGCAATTCAGACTCACAAACTCCACCTAACATGATGCCAAACACGTCCAACGATAGGATTACTGATCCTAAAAGGGTCAAAAG AATCTTGGCAAACAGACAATCTGCGCAAAGATCAAGGGTGAGGAAGCTACAATACATATCAGAGCTTGAACGTAGTGTCACCTCATTACAA GCTGAGGTTTCGGTGCTGTCACCACGGGTTGCGTTTTTAGACCATCAACGCTTGCTTCTAAATGTTGATAACAGTGCTCTTAAGCAAAGAATCGCAGCCCTTGCTCAAGATAAGATTTTTAAAGATG CTCATCAAGAAGCACTAAAGAGGGAAATAGAGAGATTGAGGCAAGTCTATCACCAACAGAACCTCAAGAAGATGGAAAATGGTGCACCACAATCGCAACCACACTCTGATGCGAAGGCTTCAATCGATAAAGAACAGCTTCTCCAtgtttga
- the LOC142639226 gene encoding glutamate receptor 2.7-like, whose translation MFTSHCFSMFLFLLVLCSSSRMSNALNDALKKQQSDMLSLGAVVDYTSLAGKKEKVAMDMAVKDIYDHANHRNFPSLHVENSRGDPFRAASSVKTLIEKQHAKAIIGFGTWQEAVFVAQLGNESKVPILSLANEVPQWASCHWPFLVNAARSQNAQMKAVAAIIQSWKWRKVNIIYEDMNPAVTGISPEIIAAIQEVDAEINDLLPLSLFPPYHSLSKKLEHLKNGTCRAFIVHTSITLATNIFMEANSIGMMDKDYVWITTNAITSQIDSLNASIISSMQGVLGVKSYFSTTPKSYKDFHFRFRVMFHLQYPGEPVPEPGTSAVQAYDAARAAAIALMEKPNLKSCKNLTDDVACMHEMNGQQLLGKILQSNFEGLTGAFNFKEGKLAPIHIFRIVNVVGKSYRELGFWSEGLGFSESIHKASKYNRSMSILGQVFWPGGPWSVPKGWGVPINAKPLKIGVPVATTFSEFVNVRYDRPGEKPIVNGFSIAVFEAALEFLPYHLPYEFIPFNGTYDSLVQQVYVKTFDAVVGDTAIIANRSEYAEFTQPYSDSGLQMLIYFNPKRVERAWLFKKPFTTSMWVFTGVINVYNGFVVWLIERNHNPDFRGNIWNQIGTMLTLAFTTLFSLQGEKLHSNLSRMTMVVWLFVALVITQSFTASLTSLLTVQQLDQTTINIETLKKSGAKVGCDANSFVGKYLEVVLGFQPNNIRRIGSGDYYPQALKSGEIAAAFIEAPYVKVFLAKYCEGFITSGPAFKVGGFGFAFPRSSPYLPDISEAVLKLSESGKLRQLEDFLTSSYKCLESNSDDNLDSLGLNSFWGLFVITGGMSTIALLGFIFHYVRERWYRPLGQAQAQQHHAPSVDELWMFAPEMENQ comes from the exons ATGTTTACATCCCACTGTTTCTCTATGTTTTTGTTCCTCTTGGTACTATGTTCATCAAGTCGCATGTCTAATGCACTGAATGATGCTTTGAAGAAACAACAATCTGACATGCTCAGTTTAGGTGCAGTTGTAGATTACACCTCTCTTGCTGGCAAAAAAGAGAAGGTAGCGATGGATATGGCAGTTAAGGATATATATGATCATGCCAATCACCGGAACTTCCCCAGTCTACATGTGGAGAACTCTCGAGGAGACCCTTTCCGAGCAGCCTCTTCTG TTAAGACCCTCATTGAGAAGCAACATGCGAAAGCAATAATAGGGTTTGGAACATGGCAAGAGGCTGTGTTTGTTGCTCAGCTTGGCAATGAATCCAAAGTCCCTATCCTGTCATTGGCAAATGAAGTCCCACAGTGGGCCTCTTGCCACTGGCCATTCCTAGTAAATGCGGCTCGCAGCCAAAATGCTCAAATGAAAGCTGTGGCAGCTATAATTCAAAGTTGGAAATGGAGGAAAGTGAACATTATCTATGAAGACATGAACCCAGCTGTGACTGGCATTAGCCCTGAAATCATTGCCGCTATACAAGAAGTGGACGCGGAGATTAACGACCTtttgcctctctctctttttcctccatatcattctctctcaaaaaagtTGGAGCACCTGAAAAATGGGACGTGCAGAGCTTTCATTGTTCATACTTCCATTACCTTAGCCACTAATATCTTCATGGAAGCGAATAGTATAGGAATGATGGATAAGGATTATGTTTGGATCACCACCAATGCCATTACAAGTCAAATTGATTCACTTAATGCATCAATTATCTCCTCAATGCAAGGTGTCTTAGGAGTCAAGAGCTACTTTTCCACCACACCTAAAAGCTACAAAGATTTCCACTTTAGATTTCGGGTCATGTTTCATTTGCAATATCCTGGTGAGCCAGTACCGGAACCAGGGACTTCTGCGGTGCAGGCCTATGATGCTGCTCGGGCTGCGGCTATCGCATTGATGGAAAAGCCTAATTTGAAAAGCTGTAAAAATTTGACAGACGATGTTGCCTGTATGCATGAAATGAATGGACAACAGTTGCTTGGAAAAATCTTGCAAAGCAATTTTGAGGGGTTAACTGGTGCATTCAATTTTAAAGAGGGAAAATTAGCTCCAATACACATTTTTCGAATAGTTAATGTGGTTGGGAAAAGTTATAGGGAACTTGGATTCTGGTCGGAGGGACTTGGCTTCTCAGAGAGCATCCATAAGGCTAGCAAGTACAACAGGTCAATGAGTATTCTAGGACAAGTGTTTTGGCCAGGAGGGCCTTGGTCAGTGCCAAAAGGGTGGGGGGTACCAATTAATGCAAAACCACTGAAAATAGGAGTACCAGTAGCGACCACTTTTAGTGAATTTGTGAATGTGAGATATGATCGTCCTGGGGAAAAACCAATCGTTAATGGATTTTCCATTGCTGTCTTTGAAGCTGCCTTAGAATTTCTACCATATCACTTGCCATATGAATTTATTCCATTTAACGGCACATATGATTCTCTGGTCCAGCAAGTTTATGTTAAG ACTTTTGATGCAGTTGTTGGAGATACTGCCATAATTGCCAATCGTAGTGAATATGCAGAATTCACGCAACCTTATTCTGATTCAGGTCTCCAGATGTTGATATATTTCAACCCAAAAAGGGTAGAAAGAGCTTGGTTGTTCAAGAAGCCGTTCACCACCTCTATGTGGGTTTTTACAGGGGTCATTAACGTTTATAATGGATTTGTTGTATGGTTGATAGAGCGGAATCACAACCCAGATTTCAGGGGCAATATATGGAACCAAATTGGAACCATGCTTACCTTAGCCTTCACAACGCTGTTCTCACTACAAG GAGAGAAATTACACAGCAACCTGTCCCGGATGACTATGGTTGTATGGCTATTTGTGGCGTTAGTTATCACACAAAGTTTCACGGCCAGTCTAACATCACTGCTCACCGTTCAACAACTTGATCAAACAACGATCAACATTGAGACACTTAAAAAGAGTGGAGCCAAAGTTGGGTGTGATGCGAAttcatttgttggaaaatattTGGAGGTGGTCTTAGGTTTTCAACCCAACAACATCAGGAGAATAGGTTCGGGAGATTATTATCCACAGGCTCTTAAAAGTGGAGAAATTGCAGCAGCATTTATTGAGGCCCCATATGTTAAAGTGTTTCTCGCTAAATATTGTGAAGGTTTCATCACTTCAGGACCAGCATTTAAAGTTGGAGGTTTTGGATTT GCTTTCCCAAGGAGCTCCCCTTATCTACCTGATATTTCTGAAGCAGTTCTAAAATTATCTGAAAGTGGAAAATTGCGACAGCTTGAGGATTTTTTAACCTCTTCCTACAAGTGCTTAGAATCTAATTCTGACGATAACCTTGATAGTCTTGGACTGAATAGTTTCTGGGGTCTCTTCGTCATCACTGGAGGAATGTCCACCATTgctcttttgggctttatttttcattatgttCGTGAAAGATGGTATCGACCTTTAGGCCAAGCCCAAGCACAACAGCATCATGCCCCATCTGTTGATGAATTATGGATGTTTGCCCCTGAAATGGAAAACCAATAA
- the LOC142639917 gene encoding uncharacterized protein LOC142639917 yields MAGDHTKRNQNLICHYHQDVGHTIENCQTLWNHLEQLVREGRLKQFLYHPNEQGGHSGPVNQKNNSSRPPLGTINVIFAALGRISSCPTRVMSMSHTFAEESGLKPKRIKGNIPPILGFSDEDKIVTIQPYDDALVVTLRIWGL; encoded by the coding sequence ATGGCTGGGGATCATACAAAGCGGAATCAGAATCTCATTTGCCACTATCATCAGGACGTAGGCCATACCATCGAGAATTGTCAGACACtatggaaccatttggagcagttggttagGGAAGGAAGGTTGAAACAATTTTTGTATCATCCTAATGAGCAAGGAGGCCATTCAGGTCCGGTTAATCAAAAGAACAACTCATCCAGACCTcccttgggaacaattaacgtcATTTTCGCTGCTCTTGGCAGGATTAGCTcttgtcctactagggtgatgtctATGTCACATACCTTCGCCGAGGAGTCTGGCTtgaagccgaagaggattaaagggAATATTCCACCCATTTTGGGCTTCTCGGATGAAGATAAGATTGTGACCATTCAACCGTATGACGATGCTCTAGTGGTTACGCTGAGGATATGGGGGCTATGA